CTGGACAAATTATTCGATGAGGATAGTTTTTCAATGAACATTCGTAGGGATGGGATAGAATTATTTTTTTCGCCGAGGATGGTGAGCCGACGGCAAATCCTCTTTGACATCCCTAACCGTGATCCAGTCACAAATACGGCCCAATTCGCAAAAGTACATAGGTACACCTCGAAAACCCCAAAACAATTACCAGCCCATAAAATGATCAGGCCCATCAACGACAGCCCACGCGATGTAGTGATCACTACAATTCAGAAGACAGGCCCAGCGCACGAAACAGGCACTCGCCGGCGTACACGCGGCATACCTAaatccccgccgccgccgcgtttTGTGGGGCCGCAATTCTTCCCGTCCCACCGTCCGGTCGCCGTGAGCGCGTGATCCTTTCACAACCATGATGGTCCCGCTCGATCCCTCGGACAAGCCCACCTCGCAACGTTGCATTGCGGACGGCGACACCGTCGTGGTGTACGAGCGCCACGATGCGATGCGCGCCGTCGCGGTTCGCGCCGGCGGTGTGCTCCAGAACCGGTTCGGTGTCTTCCGCCACGACGACTGGATCGGCCGCCCCTTCGGGTCCAAGGTATTCGGAACAGgttgcggcggcggcggaggcaagGGCGGAGGCAAGGCAGGCAGTGGGTTCGTGCACCTCCTGGCGCCGACCCCGGAGCTCTGGACTCTGGTGCTCAGCCACCGGACCCAGATCCTTTACATCGCTGACATCAGCTTCGTCGTGGCTTACCTCGAGCTTGTACCCGGTTGCGTTGTTCTCGAGTCCGGTACGGGCAGCGGATCGCTCACCACTTCGCTGGCACGCGCCGTCGCGCCGTATGGCCGTGTCCACACCTTCGATTTCCACGAGCAGAGGGCCGCCTCGGCAAGGTAAGAATGCGCTACAGCCACTCTGTTTTCTTTTTCGTAGACAAGGCTTTTGTGGGAAACAACTTAGCCTCTAAATAAGACATGTGAGATTTTCGGAACACTTGCGTCATCAGCAATTATAGTTTCAAATTGTCCGGTAAATAGGGAAGACTTTGAGAAGAATGGCCTGAGCAGCCTCATCACAGTCAATGTGAGGGATATACAAGGTGAAGGGTTCCCAGAGGAATATTGTGGTGCTGCTGATGCTGTCTTCCTGGACTTGCCACAGCCTTGGCTTGCAATACCATCTGTCGGATTGATGCTAAAGAAAGACGGTGTTCTGTGCTCCTTTTCGCCTTGTATTGAGCAAGTGCAGCGTGCTTGTGAGGCCATGAAGACTTGTTTCACAGGTATGGTACACTCCTTTAATTTGCTTCATCTAGATAGGATTGATAATGTTTGGTCTGGTATCAAACATAGTGTACTCTAGAGACTGGCTATTTGGAAACACCTGTCCAGATTTCTTACATGACAAATGCCTGCATTATCAAGGGGCTCTTAGGTCGAAGTAGTTTTTACTGGCATGTACTGTCCATTTAAATTTGTTTTTACTTCTAATAAAATTAAGTTGCTACACCCTCTGTTATAAATCGTTCCAACCATTATGTCTAGATAGTAAGGATGGCTTAAAATTTTGAAAGGAAAGGAGTAGAAACTGAGAGGAATGCTACAAACATGATTGTGAATATGTTGGACACAAAATGtgtgtttttttttaaaaaaggtcCAGAATGTGTTTGGGTGCCTAGTTATGATTGCATGCGTATGCATTCTTTCAGCACGGTGTCCAAGAGACAGGAGTAACTGCAATTATTATATAGTTTGCTCCCAGTGTTAATGTGGCTTGATTAGTACTAGCTGCCTAACTGCAGTGTTATTTCATGAGCAGTAAATAAAATTTGTGTCGAATAGTATGTGATTTCGTATCACTTTCAAGTGTCTTGAATGGACTACATAATAGGTTCTCCTAAGTCACATACTCACATTGTATACATTTACCTTACAGAGTCTTACTTATGTTGGTACTAATCAAGGATCTTTTATATGTAACTCCAACGCCTTGCCTTTGTTGGAGGCAAGGGTATTTCACATGTTTCAAATTGCCATGCTGAAGGAGCTAACGAAAACCAACTGTGTTCCACAGATATTAGAACCTTTGAGATCCTTCTTCGCACGTATGAAGTACGAGACGTTGCTCTGAAGAGCCTCACCTCCGATGAGGCTTATGTGGGGCCTCTTCCGCAGAAAAGAAGAATGCCCACAACCCCAGGTGAAAACACGGACTGCCCACAAAGGACTTCCTCCATTTTGGTTAGGCCATGCAGCAGTGCTAGAGGGCACACGGGGTACTTAACCTTTGCAAGGCTTTGCGTGTGATAGGCAAGCAGAGTCGTAAAATAGGTGAGTGTAAGGATTAGTTGATGACAAAAGTTGATAGGAAATTACACTCCATTTTTTAGAGACTGTATCTTTTGATACGTTGTTATATCCTAGGCATGGCCGAATGCTGTCCGGGCAAGGTTTGTGCTCGCTGTAACTTAACATCTCTCTTTTCTGAGAACCCTGAAAATTTGCGAGTCACAGAATCactcttctttttttttctccCATTTATCTGGCCTGGAGACTCTCTGAAGCCAAGTTTTAAAGTGTGGCCTCTCAAGTGCCCAGTATAAATTTTTAAAAAGGGATTAAGTTTATTTTTGGCCCCCCAACTCTTGCCTTTGTCATTTATCTATGCTCATTTAACGGACATCGAAACCAGGGTAAATGGAGGATTCATTTTAAAATAGTGAGGATAAATCTACATAGTAAAAA
This portion of the Zea mays cultivar B73 chromosome 2, Zm-B73-REFERENCE-NAM-5.0, whole genome shotgun sequence genome encodes:
- the LOC100273802 gene encoding tRNA methyltransferase catalytic subunit TRM61 — its product is MMVPLDPSDKPTSQRCIADGDTVVVYERHDAMRAVAVRAGGVLQNRFGVFRHDDWIGRPFGSKVFGTGCGGGGGKGGGKAGSGFVHLLAPTPELWTLVLSHRTQILYIADISFVVAYLELVPGCVVLESGTGSGSLTTSLARAVAPYGRVHTFDFHEQRAASAREDFEKNGLSSLITVNVRDIQGEGFPEEYCGAADAVFLDLPQPWLAIPSVGLMLKKDGVLCSFSPCIEQVQRACEAMKTCFTDIRTFEILLRTYEVRDVALKSLTSDEAYVGPLPQKRRMPTTPGENTDCPQRTSSILVRPCSSARGHTGYLTFARLCV